The following are from one region of the Ignavibacteriota bacterium genome:
- the dat gene encoding D-amino-acid transaminase, giving the protein MICYYNGQFQTISDIKVSPFDRGFLFADGVYEAIRTYNKTLFRYDDHLSRLKRSLKETRIDFTELISLENIIYELMIKNEIENEALAYIQITRGSAIPRTHHFPEEKISPTIFISVKELTNNYEEQTNGVKVILQEDVRWLRCDIKSTSLLPAVFASQKAKEQNAAESILVRDGLITEGTHTNFFAIKNETVYTAPKSRFILEGITRKVVLELCSKFKVDFIEDFINKDELKSYDEFFITSTTKEITPVTEIDYWKINQGNPGKITMSLQSLFKKIVEDY; this is encoded by the coding sequence ATGATTTGCTACTACAACGGACAATTTCAAACTATTTCAGATATCAAAGTTTCGCCCTTTGACAGAGGATTTCTTTTTGCAGATGGAGTGTATGAAGCAATCCGAACTTACAACAAAACGCTATTCAGATATGATGATCATCTTTCAAGATTAAAAAGAAGTCTGAAAGAAACCAGAATTGATTTTACTGAACTTATAAGTTTAGAAAATATTATCTATGAGTTGATGATAAAAAATGAAATTGAGAATGAAGCATTAGCCTATATTCAGATTACACGCGGATCAGCGATTCCAAGAACTCATCATTTCCCGGAAGAAAAAATTTCACCGACAATTTTCATTTCAGTGAAAGAACTAACTAACAATTATGAAGAACAAACCAATGGAGTAAAAGTTATTCTTCAGGAGGACGTACGATGGTTAAGATGTGATATCAAATCTACTTCCCTTCTTCCTGCTGTTTTCGCAAGTCAGAAAGCAAAAGAACAAAATGCCGCCGAATCAATTCTGGTTCGCGACGGATTAATCACTGAAGGAACACACACAAACTTTTTCGCAATAAAAAATGAAACTGTTTACACAGCACCAAAATCAAGATTTATTCTTGAAGGAATAACGAGAAAAGTAGTTTTGGAATTATGCTCAAAATTTAAAGTTGATTTCATAGAAGATTTTATTAATAAAGATGAACTCAAAAGTTATGACGAATTTTTTATCACCAGCACAACAAAAGAAATTACTCCGGTTACAGAAATTGATTATTGGAAAATTAATCAGGGAAACCCGGGCAAGATAACGATGTCCCTTCAATCTCTTTTCAAAAAAATTGTTGAGGATTATTAA
- a CDS encoding DNA polymerase II, with the protein MPESGKQSAKVFILTGEWQDIRGRNNLKFIGTSDDLGTVEINFSNNPVFFVENKSEIPHLSVHFKRKQVELKNFDDKNVDALYFNSQSDLKTAVEELEKIGIKTFESDVNPARRFLMERFINAQIKVDGVFYHKNNLSSFNNPKLEPCEFTPKLLIASIDIETGQNGQLYSIAIHLSGKIDEKKVFIISDKKEKLPAHIEIFPDEKELLENFLHWFNEKDPDVIIGWHVIGFDLMFLENKCKELMIPFNIARGEGRVSLRQRKPRGYFASVTGRVIIDGPQALRTSFFTFEDYRLETVAQELLAEGKTITADKDKVEEIERLFSDDKAALAEYNLNDAVLVTNIFKKAGLIELSIRRSQLSGLLMDELGMMTAAFDHFLLPKFHRAGYVAPNVKDLEASEHSAGGYVMDPVPGIYDDVIVLDFKSLYPSIIQTFKIDPYSNLKSDVDTIKTLNNLRFSSTKHFLPEFIDHLIEQRNLAKKKKDKQLSQAIKILMNSFYGVMGSFGCRFYHPNLPTAITGTGHKLLLGSKEFLAEKGYEVIYGDTDSLFVKLPREIGIPSGKEGEGETAESTGNKIAKDLNQYWAKKIQNEYGLKSYLEIEYEKYYRKFILTPARGSETGAKKRYAGLLSESVKAGGKETIEFIGMEFVRSDWTRLAKEFQVELYNRIFNNEEIENWLREVVNKVKSGKYDDKLVYRKRLRKDVDEYTKNIPQHVRAARMLPETTRPGEATSRSRSGTVYYVITKRGPVPVELKHTDIDYDHYIEKQLKPIADSVLSLLGESFDSIVQSDQLSFF; encoded by the coding sequence ATGCCGGAATCAGGTAAACAATCAGCCAAAGTTTTTATACTTACCGGCGAATGGCAGGATATCAGAGGAAGAAATAATCTAAAATTTATCGGGACATCAGATGATTTGGGTACGGTTGAAATTAATTTTTCAAACAATCCTGTTTTTTTTGTTGAGAATAAATCAGAAATTCCACACCTCTCAGTTCATTTTAAAAGGAAGCAAGTCGAACTTAAAAATTTTGATGATAAAAATGTTGATGCTTTATACTTCAACTCACAAAGTGATCTGAAAACAGCAGTTGAAGAGTTGGAAAAAATTGGAATAAAAACTTTTGAATCGGATGTCAATCCTGCAAGAAGATTTCTGATGGAAAGATTTATAAACGCACAGATAAAAGTTGATGGAGTATTTTATCATAAAAATAATCTGTCGTCATTTAACAATCCAAAGCTTGAACCATGTGAATTCACACCAAAATTATTAATTGCTTCTATCGATATCGAAACCGGTCAGAATGGTCAGTTATATTCCATTGCAATCCATCTTTCCGGAAAAATTGATGAGAAAAAAGTATTCATTATTTCAGATAAAAAAGAAAAACTTCCCGCACATATTGAAATCTTTCCGGATGAAAAAGAACTTCTTGAGAATTTTCTGCATTGGTTTAATGAGAAAGATCCTGATGTGATAATCGGATGGCATGTGATTGGGTTTGATCTGATGTTCCTTGAAAATAAATGCAAAGAATTGATGATTCCTTTTAATATCGCACGGGGCGAAGGAAGAGTTTCGCTTCGACAAAGAAAACCGCGCGGATATTTTGCTTCTGTAACCGGAAGAGTAATTATTGATGGACCGCAGGCACTTCGTACTTCATTTTTTACTTTTGAAGATTATCGGCTTGAAACTGTTGCACAGGAATTATTGGCTGAGGGAAAAACAATCACTGCAGATAAAGATAAAGTTGAGGAAATTGAAAGGTTGTTTTCTGATGACAAAGCTGCACTTGCTGAATATAATTTGAATGATGCTGTGCTTGTTACAAATATTTTTAAGAAAGCAGGATTGATTGAACTTTCCATTCGTCGTTCACAGCTTTCCGGATTATTAATGGATGAACTCGGAATGATGACCGCAGCCTTCGATCACTTTCTTTTACCAAAATTTCATCGAGCCGGATATGTTGCACCAAATGTGAAAGATCTTGAAGCTTCCGAACATTCAGCCGGTGGATATGTTATGGATCCTGTTCCTGGAATTTATGATGACGTAATTGTACTTGATTTTAAAAGTTTGTATCCATCTATTATTCAAACATTCAAGATTGATCCATATTCAAATCTTAAATCTGATGTTGATACAATAAAAACTCTGAATAATCTCCGATTCTCATCAACAAAACATTTTCTGCCTGAATTTATTGATCATCTTATTGAACAAAGAAATCTTGCTAAGAAGAAAAAGGATAAACAGCTTTCGCAGGCAATTAAAATTTTGATGAATAGTTTTTACGGGGTGATGGGTTCATTCGGATGCAGATTCTATCATCCGAATTTGCCAACGGCAATTACTGGAACAGGACACAAATTATTACTTGGCAGTAAAGAATTTCTTGCTGAAAAAGGATATGAAGTTATCTACGGAGATACCGATTCTCTTTTTGTAAAACTTCCCCGTGAAATCGGGATCCCTTCGGGAAAAGAAGGTGAAGGAGAAACCGCTGAATCAACCGGGAATAAAATTGCAAAAGATTTGAATCAATACTGGGCAAAGAAAATTCAAAATGAATATGGATTGAAATCATACCTGGAAATTGAATATGAAAAATATTATCGTAAATTTATTTTAACTCCTGCAAGAGGAAGTGAAACCGGTGCAAAGAAAAGATATGCAGGATTATTGTCTGAGTCCGTCAAAGCCGGAGGAAAAGAAACAATTGAATTTATTGGGATGGAATTTGTCCGATCTGATTGGACAAGACTCGCAAAAGAATTCCAGGTTGAACTTTACAACAGAATTTTTAACAATGAAGAAATAGAAAACTGGCTGAGAGAAGTAGTTAATAAAGTTAAATCCGGCAAGTATGACGACAAGCTTGTTTATAGAAAAAGATTGAGAAAAGATGTTGACGAATACACAAAGAATATTCCTCAACACGTTCGTGCTGCACGAATGCTTCCCGAAACAACTCGTCCCGGCGAAGCGACAAGCCGGAGCCGGAGTGGAACAGTTTATTATGTTATTACAAAACGTGGTCCTGTTCCGGTAGAATTGAAACATACGGATATTGATTATGATCATTATATCGAAAAGCAGCTTAAGCCAATTGCTGATTCTGTTTTGAGTTTACTTGGTGAATCATTTGATTCAATTGTTCAATCAGATCAGTTAAGTTTTTTTTGA
- a CDS encoding MmcQ/YjbR family DNA-binding protein produces MNIEQIREFCLKKESVTEEFPFDEETLVFKVAGKIFLLASLDSVPLQINLKCDPEKTIELREMFESVQPGYHMNKKHWNTIIIDGSIPSLHILEWINDSYNLVCKGVKKSDLKKRKR; encoded by the coding sequence ATGAATATAGAACAAATCCGAGAATTTTGTTTGAAGAAAGAAAGCGTAACCGAGGAATTTCCTTTTGATGAAGAGACGCTTGTATTTAAAGTTGCCGGGAAAATTTTTCTTCTTGCTTCACTTGACAGCGTCCCCCTGCAGATAAATCTAAAATGCGATCCGGAAAAAACGATTGAATTAAGAGAGATGTTTGAAAGTGTTCAACCCGGATACCATATGAATAAAAAACACTGGAATACAATAATTATTGATGGCTCTATTCCATCATTACATATTCTTGAATGGATAAACGATTCTTATAATCTTGTTTGTAAAGGAGTAAAAAAATCTGATTTGAAAAAGAGAAAAAGATAA
- a CDS encoding Omp28-related outer membrane protein, which translates to MIKHFVILTLLVLLTFSCETNPPITPEILPTGNIILNMNVDNSANISANSKVVLIEDFANVSCVPCVTSNKIIEKLTDITYGRSKLVAVKFPTNFPAPNDLFYLAAQEICDTRINYYNVFFAPTSLVDGLLKPISTDSNSVKSAVDTRLAISPRFNINVDATLEGDYTVNVNIKFIDTSSINMSDLVIHTVLTETDIEFEQAPGSNGETKFYDVTRLMLPNKDGSPMRQFIDQGGLSFNFQDALLSSWNIEKLNFVIFIQNKITKEVFQTGSTFD; encoded by the coding sequence ATGATCAAACATTTTGTAATTCTTACTCTCCTTGTATTATTAACTTTTAGCTGTGAGACAAATCCGCCAATCACTCCTGAAATATTACCAACCGGAAATATAATTCTTAATATGAACGTTGATAACTCCGCAAATATTTCAGCGAATAGTAAGGTTGTACTTATTGAAGATTTTGCAAATGTAAGTTGTGTTCCGTGTGTTACGTCGAATAAAATAATTGAAAAATTGACAGATATTACTTATGGCAGAAGTAAGTTAGTTGCTGTTAAGTTTCCTACAAACTTTCCGGCGCCAAATGATTTATTTTATTTAGCTGCTCAGGAAATTTGTGATACCCGCATCAATTATTATAATGTTTTCTTTGCACCAACTTCGCTTGTGGACGGATTATTGAAACCGATTTCAACAGATTCTAATAGTGTCAAATCCGCCGTGGACACGAGACTTGCTATTTCTCCAAGATTTAACATTAATGTTGATGCAACTTTGGAAGGTGATTATACAGTCAATGTAAATATTAAGTTCATAGATACATCATCTATAAATATGAGTGACCTTGTCATTCATACAGTACTCACTGAAACTGATATAGAATTTGAGCAAGCACCCGGTTCGAATGGTGAGACAAAATTCTACGATGTTACCCGTCTTATGCTTCCCAACAAGGATGGAAGTCCCATGCGTCAATTCATTGATCAGGGAGGACTATCTTTTAATTTTCAAGATGCTCTTCTCTCATCGTGGAATATTGAAAAACTAAATTTTGTAATATTTATTCAGAACAAGATTACGAAGGAAGTTTTCCAAACCGGATCAACATTCGATTAA